The sequence CGGCGCCATCACCGCCGCGAAATTCCTGGAGAACTTTGTCGCCGACGTGCCTTGGGTTCACATCGACATCGCTGGCCCAGCCTTCGTCGACTCGCCCAAACCTCATCGTGACGCAGGTGCCACCGGCGTGATGGTACGAAGCCTGGTCCGCTGGATCGAAAACGCTTCGTAGGCAAAGGCCTCCGAGTCGTTCGGATGATCCCCGTCGCCGTGAAGCTTGCAACGTAGCCGGATTCGCCAAGAATTCGGTTCACGCCCGTAGGCCATGTCTCACATGGCGCCCACGCCGATGCTTTGGAACAAAGCGAGGCGTCAACGAACTGCCGTCGCGAGACCAACGTGCACCGGCCAAGAACCATCGCCAGGTAAAACCTGGCCGACAGTAGCCACGTCAATTCGTAGCCGGATTCGCCAGAATTCGGTTCACGCCCGTAGGCCATGTCCCACATGGCACCCACGCCGATGCTTTGGAACAAAGCGAGGCGTCATCAAAATGCCGTCGCGAGACCAACATGCACCGGCCAACAACCATCGCCAGGTGGAACCTGGCCGACAGCAGCCACGTCAATT is a genomic window of Rhodopirellula islandica containing:
- a CDS encoding DUF1589 domain-containing protein, which produces MLWNKARRQRTAVARPTCTGQEPSPGKTWPTVATSIRSRIRQNSVHARRPCPTWHPRRCFGTKRGVIKMPSRDQHAPANNHRQVEPGRQQPRQFVAEFAKNSVHARRPCPTWHPRRRFGTKRGVNELPSRDQRAPAKNHRQVEPGRQQPHQFVAGFAKNSVHARRPCLTWR